From the Quercus lobata isolate SW786 chromosome 6, ValleyOak3.0 Primary Assembly, whole genome shotgun sequence genome, one window contains:
- the LOC115995475 gene encoding glycine-rich cell wall structural protein-like, whose translation MGKFSKYCGVFGVMLVLLVIAAGTTECRKIEKDTFSDGIGGGLGGGGGGGVGGGGGVGGGGGVGGGVGGGGGAGGGVGGGFGGGKGGGVGVGHGGGVGGGAGGGFGGGGGAGHGGGVGVGGGAGHGGGVGGGAGGGVGGGGGAGGGIGGGKGGGVGIGGGSGGGVGGGAGGGIGGGGGAGGGAGGGIGGGKGGGVGIGGGSGGGVGGGAGGGIGGGGGGGVGGGAGGGIGGGKGGGVGIGGGSGGGVGGGADGGGGVGGGAGGGVGGGAGGGAGGGVGGGGGAGGGVGAGGGVGGGFGGGAGGGIGGGF comes from the coding sequence ATGGGGAAGTTTTCTAAGTACTGTGGTGTGTTTGGTGTGATGTTGGTGTTGTTAGTGATAGCTGCAGGGACAACAGAAtgtaggaaaattgaaaaagacaCATTTTCTGATGGCATAGGAGGTGGCTTGGGTGGTGGAGgaggtggtggtgttggtggtggaggaggcgttggaggtggtggaggtgttGGTGGAGGAGTTGGCGGAGGTGGTGGTGCTGGAGGAGGAGTTGGTGGTGGCTTTGGGGGTGGAAAAGGTGGTGGCGTAGGAGTTGGGCATGGTGGTGGAGTTGGGGGTGGTGCTGGAGGAGGgtttggtggtggaggtggtgctGGCCATGGTGGTGGTGTAGGAGTTGGAGGTGGTGCTGGccatggtggtggtgttggtggggGTGCAGGTGGTGGTGTTGGAGGTGGAGGTGGTGCTGGTGGTGGCATTGGGGGAGGAAAGGGCGGTGGTGTTGGAATTGGAGGTGGGTCTGGTGGTGGAGTTGGTGGAGGTGCAGGTGGTGGCATTGGAGGTGGAGGTGGTGCTGGTGGCGGTGCAGGTGGTGGCATTGGAGGAGGAAAGGGCGGTGGTGTAGGAATTGGAGGTGGGTCTGGTGGTGGAGTTGGTGGAGGTGCCGGTGGTGGCattggaggtggaggtggaggtggtgtgggtggtggtgcaGGTGGAGGCATTGGGGGTGGAAAAGGAGGTGGTGTAGGAATTGGAGGTGGGTcaggtggtggtgttggtggggGTGcagatggtggtggtggtgtagGAGGAGGTGCTGGTGGAGGTGTGGGTGGGGGAGCTGGTGGTGGTGCTGGAGGAGGGGTTGGTGGTGGAGGAGGTGCAGGTGGAGGTGTGGGCGCCGGTGGTGGTGTTGGCGGCGGCTTTGGTGGTGGTGCTGGAGGGGGCATTGGTGGTGGATTTTAa
- the LOC115949835 gene encoding glycine-rich cell wall structural protein 1.0-like yields the protein MGRFSKYCVVFVVMVLLVVLLVKAFGNGGRGGGDAEDGGGVGGGAGGGNKGGGSAGGGAGGGGAGGGSRGGGGYGGGGAGGGSRGGGGAGGGASGGGVGGGSRGGGGAGGGAGGGTGGGKGGGSGGRGGGGH from the coding sequence ATGGGGAGGTTTTCTAAGTACTGTGTTGTGTTTGTTGTGATGGTGTTGTTAGTGGTGTTGTTAGTGAAAGCTTTCGGGAATGGTGGGAGAGGTGGGGGTGATGCTGAagatggtggtggtgttggtggggGTGCTGGTGGTGGCAATAAAGGTGGAGGTAGTGCTGGTGGGGGTGCAGGTGGTGGAGGTGCAGGTGGTGGCAGTAGAGGTGGAGGTGGGTATGGTGGTGGAGGTGCAGGAGGTGGCAGTAGAGGTGGAGGTGGTGCTGGTGGGGGTGCAAGTGGTGGAGGTGTAGGTGGTGGCAGTAGAGGTGGAGGTGGTGCTGGTGGGGGTGCAGGTGGTGGCACTGGGGGAGGAAAAGGTGGTGGCAGTGGAGGTAGAGGTGGTGGTGGACATTGA